One bacterium genomic window, TCGGTGGTCGACACGCAGGACAATGTCTTCCAGTTGGTCTACGACGAACGCCGGACCGATTGGTCGATTTGCAAGGTGTGGGTGGAATGACAAAGATCCCATGCCCCCGCGATGCACGATGTGCATCGCGGGGGCCTGGGATGACGGAGTATTGTGAGAATGCAGGAATGGGCGGGAAAGCGGGCTTGTTGGGTGGGCGAAGAAGAGCAGGCTCGGCAGGAGCCTCGCCCTCCCAAGAAGAAAAATGCCAGGCCGGGATGGGAGGGCGAGCCTCCCGGCGAGCCGCCGCGGGATGATGCATTGGATACTTGATTCTTGCAGGTGAATGACGAATGTCCGAACGATTGACCGCGTTTCCTGTGCATCAGGCGCGCCATGTCGGCGGGACGGCGGAGGCCGCGCGGCGGATCATGCACATCGACATGGACGCCTACTTCGCGGCGCTGGAGCAACGCGCCAATCCGAAGTTGCGCGGACGTCCGGTGATCGTCGGCTCGACCAGCCCCAGCCGCGGCGTGGTCTCGACCGCCTCGTATGAGTCGCGCGCCTACGGCATCCGCTCGGGCATGTCCTCCGCCGAGGCGCACCGTCTCTGCCCCGACGGCATCTTCATCGGGGTCGATCCCGATCATTACGTCACCGTCTCCGCCGAACTGATCCGCATCTTCAACGAGTTCGCGCCGAAAGTCGAGGCGGTCTCGGTCGACGAGGCCTTTCTCGATGTCACCGGCTGCGGTGCGCTTTTCGGCGGGGAAGAGGCGCTGGCGCAGAAGTTGAAGGAACGCATCCGCGCGACGTTGTCGCTGTCGTGTTCGATCGGCATTGCCCCGACACGGGTGCTGGCCAAACTGGCCTCATCGGTCTTCAAGCCCGACGGCCTGACCATCATTCATCCGCCCGATATCGCCACCGTGCTCTATCCGTTGCCGGTGGACAAACTCTGGGGGATCGGGCCGGTCGCGACCGGGATCCTCGTCCGCGCAGGCATCCGCACCGTCGGCGATCTCGCCCGCGCCGATCTCAAACACCTCCGCCGCCTGCTGGGACAGACCGGCACGCTGATGGGACAGTTGGCGCGTG contains:
- the dinB gene encoding DNA polymerase IV, with product MSERLTAFPVHQARHVGGTAEAARRIMHIDMDAYFAALEQRANPKLRGRPVIVGSTSPSRGVVSTASYESRAYGIRSGMSSAEAHRLCPDGIFIGVDPDHYVTVSAELIRIFNEFAPKVEAVSVDEAFLDVTGCGALFGGEEALAQKLKERIRATLSLSCSIGIAPTRVLAKLASSVFKPDGLTIIHPPDIATVLYPLPVDKLWGIGPVATGILVRAGIRTVGDLARADLKHLRRLLGQTGTLMGQLARGNEQTPVLNPEQQPEEKSIGHERTFPRDSADPDFLQATLHYLADLVSRRMRRLGFRGRTITVRIRHADFTTLTRRNTLETATDNLAVIYKRAAAIFQAHWDERTPIRLLGISVSQLEHVDDLSGQTDLFADAECSREGTRRRLDAIVDQIRDRFGEDSIQGAFSYLGIDG